One window from the genome of Thiobacter sp. AK1 encodes:
- the mraZ gene encoding division/cell wall cluster transcriptional repressor MraZ — MFRGATALSLDAKGRLAVPARHRDALHLQGGGRLVLTAHPHRCLLLYPQPEWEPIQQKIMSLPSFDKQASLLQRLLVGFAEDVEMDGAGRVLISPVLRAFAGLEKQVMLVGQGSHFEVWSEANWHAQLEEALAQGDRVLPPDLGNFSL, encoded by the coding sequence ATGTTTCGCGGCGCAACCGCGCTGAGTCTCGATGCCAAGGGGCGGCTCGCCGTCCCGGCCCGGCATCGAGATGCTCTTCACCTGCAAGGTGGCGGGCGACTCGTGCTCACCGCGCATCCCCATCGTTGTCTGCTCCTCTATCCCCAGCCCGAATGGGAACCCATTCAGCAAAAAATCATGTCCTTGCCCAGCTTCGACAAGCAGGCCAGCCTCTTGCAGCGCCTGCTCGTGGGTTTTGCCGAGGACGTGGAAATGGATGGGGCAGGACGTGTACTGATCTCGCCGGTGCTGCGCGCATTCGCGGGTCTTGAGAAGCAGGTGATGCTGGTGGGACAGGGCAGCCATTTCGAGGTGTGGAGCGAGGCCAACTGGCACGCCCAGCTGGAGGAGGCGCTCGCTCAGGGCGATCGGGTGCTGCCGCCGGACCTGGGGAATTTCTCCCTGTGA
- a CDS encoding diguanylate cyclase domain-containing protein, translated as MLLTPHFHRRLPRALLALALIALIETVIMLALDRLLPEDTTPLWLNTAADVLALTLLAAPIFWWLFVHPSRTALEESEENTHALLDAIEESALLLSPDGTVLAINQTGARRLGQTPHAMVGRPLWDFLPPDVSATRSAQLGEAVRTARAVVFEDTRAGRSYRITLHPIAGPRGVRLVAAYAQDTTESRRLAAMERLLREADEYILRGASSQTIMTFICEQVAREFGFALAWFGQREQNGGVRLVAAAGPATALREELMAIGVRWDDSATGRGPTGSAIRLARMQITRVDAPDFRPWVAAARQHGLTSAASLPLVIRGEIWGAFTVYATQPEAFEDAQLRRVLEHIAARAAVALEASFQQEELRLLSTALARAANAVFITDREGRIQWVNEAFSRLSGYSAAEAIGATPRLLKSGVHDAAYYEKLWSTILAGEVFTSQTTERRKDGSLYTVRQIITPIRNEEGAITHFIATHEDISDALAAQARIEHMAHFDAVTGLPNRSLFFDRLKQALARTRRNGEKLALFFLDLDRFKPVNDRYGHAVGDALLAAVAERLTRCVRESDTVARIAGDEFTVLLPGITGREDAARVAAKILKAIGEPFQEGGHTLHIGASIGIALFPDDAADGEALLRCADDAMYQAKAAGRNTYRFHRDAPAN; from the coding sequence ATGCTTCTTACCCCCCATTTCCACCGCCGACTCCCCCGGGCCCTCCTCGCCCTCGCCCTCATCGCCCTGATCGAAACCGTGATCATGCTGGCGCTAGATCGCCTCCTGCCGGAGGACACCACGCCCCTGTGGCTAAACACGGCGGCGGACGTGCTGGCGCTCACACTCTTGGCTGCTCCCATTTTCTGGTGGTTGTTCGTCCACCCCAGCCGCACCGCCCTGGAGGAGAGTGAAGAAAACACCCATGCCCTGCTGGATGCCATCGAGGAGTCGGCCCTGCTGTTGAGCCCCGATGGGACGGTGCTGGCCATCAACCAGACCGGCGCGCGCCGCCTGGGGCAGACGCCCCATGCCATGGTGGGCCGGCCCCTGTGGGATTTCCTGCCGCCGGACGTCAGTGCCACGCGCAGTGCGCAGCTCGGCGAAGCGGTGCGCACGGCACGCGCCGTCGTGTTCGAGGACACCCGGGCCGGCCGCAGCTACCGCATCACCCTCCATCCCATCGCCGGCCCCCGCGGCGTGCGTCTGGTGGCCGCCTATGCCCAGGACACCACGGAAAGCCGGCGGCTGGCCGCCATGGAGCGGCTGCTGCGCGAGGCGGACGAATACATCCTGCGCGGCGCGTCATCGCAAACCATCATGACCTTCATCTGCGAGCAGGTGGCGCGCGAGTTTGGGTTTGCGCTCGCCTGGTTCGGGCAGCGCGAGCAGAACGGCGGCGTGCGCCTGGTGGCGGCCGCCGGCCCTGCCACCGCCTTGCGCGAAGAGCTGATGGCCATCGGCGTGCGCTGGGACGACTCCGCCACCGGGCGCGGCCCCACCGGCAGCGCCATCCGGCTTGCGCGCATGCAAATCACCCGGGTGGACGCGCCCGATTTCCGTCCCTGGGTTGCGGCGGCGCGCCAGCATGGTCTCACCAGTGCCGCGAGCCTGCCCCTGGTGATCCGCGGCGAGATCTGGGGCGCCTTCACCGTCTATGCCACGCAGCCTGAGGCCTTCGAGGATGCCCAGCTCAGGCGCGTTTTGGAGCACATCGCCGCGCGCGCCGCGGTGGCGCTGGAGGCAAGCTTCCAGCAGGAAGAGTTGCGCCTGTTGTCGACGGCGCTCGCCCGCGCGGCCAATGCCGTGTTCATCACCGATCGTGAGGGCCGCATCCAGTGGGTGAACGAGGCCTTCAGCCGGCTGTCGGGTTACAGCGCCGCGGAAGCCATCGGCGCGACCCCGCGGCTACTCAAGTCGGGGGTGCACGATGCGGCCTATTACGAGAAGCTCTGGTCCACCATTCTCGCAGGCGAAGTCTTCACCAGCCAGACCACGGAGCGGCGCAAGGACGGCAGCCTCTATACCGTGCGCCAGATCATCACGCCGATCCGCAACGAGGAAGGGGCGATCACCCACTTCATCGCCACCCACGAGGACATTTCGGATGCGCTCGCGGCGCAGGCGCGCATCGAGCACATGGCCCATTTCGATGCCGTCACCGGCCTGCCCAACCGCAGCCTGTTCTTCGACCGGCTCAAGCAGGCCCTGGCGCGCACACGGCGCAACGGCGAAAAGCTCGCCTTGTTCTTTCTGGATCTGGACCGTTTCAAGCCGGTGAACGACCGCTACGGCCACGCCGTGGGGGATGCGCTGCTGGCGGCGGTGGCGGAGCGGCTGACCCGCTGCGTGCGCGAGAGCGACACCGTGGCACGCATCGCCGGCGACGAATTCACCGTTCTGCTTCCCGGCATCACGGGCCGCGAGGATGCGGCGCGGGTGGCGGCGAAGATTCTTAAGGCCATCGGCGAGCCCTTCCAGGAGGGCGGGCACACCCTGCACATCGGGGCCAGCATCGGCATCGCGCTCTTCCCCGACGATGCGGCGGACGGCGAAGCCCTCCTGCGCTGCGCCGACGATGCGATGTATCAGGCCAAGGCGGCGGGCCGCAACACCTACCGCTTCCATCGCGACGCGCCCGCAAACTGA
- the ppc gene encoding phosphoenolpyruvate carboxylase, which yields MDTVSYGRELRQRERLLSLLLSRILKRQLPPAVFTALGELRRGFTRLRDQDDPRRRQVLRALIERLDPESITQIVRAAGVYFGLLYIAEEFVALRRRRHAVRAHAHMWPGSFHDTLWGLKEAGVGAAEALALISRLRFMPVITAHPSEAKRRTIKGALRNIFLSVEALDDARLRGSFRAEAVRRLASQIQILWKTDEVRATQLDVRDELRAGLSYFPLSLFSATVQVYRNLRRAVRDVYGEQAAAGLEVSRLLRFGSWIGGDRDGHPGVTAEVTDLAWQMQARVALEEYLRRLEQLSDQLSYSIRMCRPSAAFLASLEEDARYAALRFPAQPHRYQQEPYRRKLAVMCYRVKRNLDAVKAAIDGAPLEGEELGYESAEGLLRDLYLIRDSLIQHGDEDVANAELTDLIHLVETFGFHLLQLDVRQESAVHTRACGEILRAALGVDYVALDETGRLALLGELVGRPDALAFDPETLSQQTQETLRVFRVIAHNRRALGPACFGRYVISMTHGASHVMEVMLLAALAGLAGRVGERWFCHLGASPLFETIDDLNRVEQVLEQLYALPAYRHLIAAFGEAQEVMLGYSDSCKDGGILASAWSLYQAQKRILAVSERHGIPCRLFHGRGGTLGRGGGPTHEAILAQPPGTVHGELKLTEQGEVLFYKYNNMETAVYELTLGITGVLKASSHLVGGGRTDREAYAAAMDEIARAGEQAYRTLTEGTPGFLDYFYEATPVQEIGLLNIGSRPPHRRQGDRSRASVRAISWVFAWAQSRHTLPAWYGIGSALAAFRGDDPARLALLRQMYRDWPFFRTLLSNAQMALAKADFGIAREYAQLCTDPALGECVYTLIAAEYARAVEEVLRVSDSTALLADNPELALSLSQRRQYLDPLNHVQTVLLAKFRADAREDSPWLEPLLRSINAIAAGMRNTG from the coding sequence ATGGACACCGTCTCCTACGGCCGCGAGCTCAGACAGCGCGAACGCCTGCTGAGCCTGCTGCTTTCCCGCATCCTCAAGCGCCAGCTGCCGCCGGCCGTGTTCACCGCCTTGGGCGAGCTGCGGCGGGGCTTTACGCGCCTGCGGGACCAGGACGATCCGCGTCGTCGCCAGGTTTTACGGGCGCTCATCGAGCGCCTCGATCCAGAATCGATCACCCAGATCGTGCGGGCCGCCGGGGTGTATTTCGGTCTGCTCTATATTGCCGAGGAGTTCGTGGCGTTGCGCCGCCGGCGCCACGCTGTACGGGCGCACGCCCACATGTGGCCCGGCTCCTTCCACGACACCCTGTGGGGCCTCAAGGAAGCCGGCGTGGGGGCGGCCGAGGCGCTGGCTCTGATCAGCCGCCTGCGCTTCATGCCTGTGATCACCGCCCATCCCTCGGAGGCCAAGCGGCGCACCATCAAGGGCGCGCTGCGCAATATCTTCCTGAGCGTGGAGGCGCTCGACGACGCGCGCCTGCGAGGAAGTTTCCGTGCCGAGGCGGTGCGCAGGTTGGCGAGCCAGATCCAGATCCTGTGGAAGACCGACGAGGTGCGCGCCACCCAGCTGGACGTGCGTGACGAACTGCGGGCGGGCCTGTCCTATTTCCCCCTCTCTCTGTTTTCCGCCACGGTGCAGGTTTATCGCAACCTGCGGCGGGCTGTGCGCGACGTCTATGGGGAGCAGGCCGCGGCCGGCTTGGAAGTGAGCCGCCTTCTGCGCTTCGGCTCCTGGATCGGCGGCGATCGGGACGGCCACCCGGGCGTGACCGCGGAGGTGACCGACCTTGCCTGGCAGATGCAGGCGCGGGTCGCGCTGGAGGAATATCTGCGTCGCCTGGAACAACTCTCGGACCAGCTTTCCTACTCCATCCGCATGTGCCGACCTTCGGCGGCGTTTCTTGCCAGTCTGGAAGAGGATGCGCGTTACGCGGCGCTGCGCTTCCCCGCCCAACCCCACCGCTACCAGCAGGAACCCTATCGACGCAAGCTCGCGGTGATGTGCTATCGCGTCAAGCGCAACCTGGATGCTGTTAAGGCAGCCATCGATGGGGCGCCGCTGGAAGGCGAGGAGCTCGGTTACGAAAGCGCAGAAGGCTTGCTTAGGGATCTGTATCTCATCCGGGATTCCCTCATCCAGCATGGCGACGAGGACGTGGCGAACGCGGAACTGACGGATCTCATTCACCTGGTGGAGACCTTTGGCTTCCATCTGCTCCAGCTCGATGTGCGCCAGGAATCCGCCGTGCACACACGCGCCTGCGGCGAGATCCTGCGTGCGGCGCTGGGCGTGGACTACGTGGCGCTCGATGAAACAGGCCGGCTCGCCCTCTTGGGCGAGCTGGTGGGACGTCCCGATGCGCTGGCGTTCGATCCGGAAACCTTGAGCCAGCAGACGCAGGAAACGCTGCGCGTGTTCCGCGTGATCGCCCACAACCGGCGCGCGCTGGGACCGGCTTGCTTCGGGCGTTACGTCATCTCCATGACCCATGGCGCGAGCCACGTCATGGAGGTGATGCTGCTCGCCGCGCTGGCCGGACTGGCGGGACGCGTGGGCGAGCGCTGGTTCTGCCACCTGGGGGCAAGTCCCCTGTTCGAGACCATCGACGATTTAAACCGCGTGGAGCAGGTGCTGGAGCAGCTCTATGCCCTACCCGCCTATCGCCACCTGATCGCGGCCTTCGGCGAAGCGCAGGAGGTGATGCTGGGCTATTCCGATTCCTGCAAGGACGGCGGCATCCTGGCTTCCGCTTGGTCCCTCTATCAGGCGCAGAAACGCATCCTTGCGGTGTCCGAGCGCCATGGTATTCCCTGTCGTCTGTTCCATGGCCGCGGCGGCACCCTGGGGCGCGGCGGCGGGCCGACCCACGAGGCCATTCTTGCCCAGCCACCGGGGACCGTGCATGGCGAGCTCAAGCTCACCGAACAGGGCGAAGTGTTGTTCTACAAGTACAACAACATGGAGACCGCGGTCTATGAGCTCACCCTGGGCATCACGGGTGTGCTCAAGGCCAGCAGCCACCTGGTGGGCGGCGGTCGCACGGACCGGGAAGCGTACGCCGCGGCGATGGACGAAATCGCCCGTGCCGGGGAGCAGGCCTACCGCACTCTCACGGAGGGCACGCCGGGCTTCCTGGATTACTTCTACGAGGCCACGCCGGTGCAGGAAATCGGGCTGCTCAACATTGGTTCCCGGCCTCCCCATCGTCGCCAGGGCGACCGCTCCCGCGCCTCGGTGCGCGCCATCTCCTGGGTGTTCGCCTGGGCGCAGTCACGCCACACCCTGCCTGCCTGGTATGGCATCGGCTCGGCCTTGGCCGCTTTTCGCGGTGACGATCCCGCGCGGCTGGCGCTGTTGCGGCAGATGTATCGTGATTGGCCGTTCTTCCGCACACTGCTATCCAATGCCCAGATGGCACTGGCCAAGGCCGATTTCGGCATCGCCCGGGAATACGCCCAGCTGTGTACGGACCCTGCGTTGGGGGAGTGCGTGTACACCCTCATCGCCGCCGAATATGCACGCGCCGTGGAAGAGGTGCTGCGGGTGAGCGACAGCACAGCGCTGCTTGCGGACAATCCCGAACTCGCCCTTTCGCTTAGCCAGCGGCGCCAGTATCTCGATCCCTTAAACCACGTGCAGACGGTGCTGCTCGCCAAATTTCGCGCCGACGCGCGCGAGGACAGTCCCTGGCTGGAGCCGCTGTTGCGCTCCATCAACGCCATCGCCGCGGGCATGCGCAACACGGGATAA
- a CDS encoding DUF1269 domain-containing protein — protein sequence MRRRLYFLLPDTTSARQVVDDLLLARVEERHMHVLARDDIPLEGLHEASILQKSDIVHGAEAGLVVGAIAGVVAGLVVLAFPPADTPLRLVTLLLTTMLGAGFGAWVSSMIASSIPNSRLKAFEHAIADGQILLMVDVPASRVREIRELVSRRHPEASGGTQDPTIPAFP from the coding sequence ATGCGACGCAGACTCTATTTCCTGTTGCCGGACACCACCAGCGCCCGGCAGGTGGTGGACGATCTCTTGCTGGCCCGCGTCGAGGAGCGGCACATGCACGTCCTGGCCCGCGACGACATCCCTTTGGAGGGGCTGCATGAAGCATCCATCCTGCAGAAGTCCGACATCGTGCACGGTGCCGAGGCCGGGCTGGTGGTGGGCGCCATCGCCGGCGTGGTGGCGGGGCTGGTGGTGCTCGCCTTCCCGCCGGCCGATACGCCGCTGCGACTGGTGACCTTGCTTCTCACCACCATGCTGGGCGCGGGCTTTGGTGCCTGGGTATCCAGCATGATTGCCAGCTCCATACCCAACTCGCGCCTAAAGGCCTTCGAGCATGCCATCGCCGACGGGCAAATCCTGCTCATGGTGGACGTGCCTGCCTCGCGGGTGCGGGAGATTCGTGAACTGGTAAGCCGCCGCCATCCGGAAGCCAGTGGCGGCACGCAAGACCCCACCATCCCCGCCTTTCCCT